The following are encoded together in the Pempheris klunzingeri isolate RE-2024b chromosome 24, fPemKlu1.hap1, whole genome shotgun sequence genome:
- the LOC139223925 gene encoding transcriptional-regulating factor 1-like: MFQVTSPHPQMTSPHPQVTSPHHQVTSPHYQVTSHHHHQVTSPHHQVTSPHHQVTSHHHHQATSPHHQVTSPHYQVTSHHHQVTSHSSHLLSHHQVTSPHLLPQSQATSPHLLPHPQVTSPHLLPHPQVTSPHLLPHPQVTSPLHLPPPQHLPTPPHLDPGFVKPDWSRPSPPPELSHLFRSCTSSQQVSPLEPDPPLAAFPTSDLKLNQTHCSALYGQVDPPGPVQDTWGGPGPAAPRLQSSLLGPVSGELSLGGWSSVDSSGPQFFYDSCYDNSAPQPFCSPNTPGPSPHYPPTSYAAVPEPPQSQRDQTALLDAAGDPDSRFPPQGRGWDVSGAAQTPAPPAEPSWGGSCGGGGPEDWSWLQPQNSEDPRSLPVLNRHMRSHSGSRSAAWMNKGEPVVQPSVSMVMPVSVPVQSRGRSRARRGAQKRCGRLSPATGGAVLYRSLLHRGAEEAVAGGDGGSGVHYTPPPMLCPLRAGPGLYCSLTTRRRQRAQTVQLHSTQDGPGDLVAMETASSAPGTNKPRINVGRGFQAEIPPLQARKHAQRDSHNALLLWTPWDDLELPVNQQRVEALVTMACSSVVPGGGASPEWALHVLSECGGDFLLTVEKLLSTPEASDNKQNPNRRRQSVGWSAAETRLLLTSLQLHHKDFLRVQRAVQTKSLSQCVEFYYLWKKKLSLSARTPAGLTVTLPNTNGQRAARSHDAS, encoded by the exons ATGTTTCAG GTgacctccccccacccccagatgacctccccccacccccaggtGACCTCCCCCCATCACCAAGTAACCTCCCCCCATTACCAGGTgacctcccaccaccaccaccaggtgACCTCCCCCCATCACCAGGTAACCTCCCCCCATCACCAG GTgacctcccaccaccaccaccaggcgACCTCCCCCCATCACCAGGTAACCTCCCCCCATTACCAGGTgacctcccaccaccaccaggtgacctcccactcctcccatctcctctcccATCACCAGGTAACCTCCCCCCATCTCCTCCCCCAATCCCAGGCAACCTCCCCCCatctcctcccccacccccag GTAACCTCCCCCCatctcctcccccacccccaggTAACTTCCCCCCatctcctcccccacccccag GTAACCTCCCCCCTtcacctcccccctccccagcacctccccacccccccacatCTCGATCCAGGCTTCGTTAAGCCGGACTGGAGCAGACCTTCCCCTCCCCCTGAGCTGTCCCACCTGTTCAGGAGCTGCACCTCCTCCCAGCAGGTGAGCCCATTAGAACCAGACCCCCCCCTGGCCGCGTTCCCAACCTCTGACCTGAAACTGAACCAGACCCACTGCAGCGCTCTGTACGGACAGGTTGACCCACCTGGTCCGGTTCAGGACACCTGGGGGGGTCCGGGGCCGGCTGCGCCCCGGCTGCAGAGCTCCCTGCTGGGCCCCGTGTCCGGGGAGCTCTCCCTGGGGGGGTGGAGCTCCGTGGACTCCTCCGGCCCCCAGTTTTTCTACGACAGCTGCTATGACAACAGCGCCCCCCAGCCCTTCTGTAGCCCCAACACCCCCGGTCCCAGTCCTCATTACCCCCCAACCAGCTACGCCGCCGTCCCCGAGCCCCCCCAGAGCCAGAGGGACCAGACGGCCCTCCTCGACGCCGCCGGGGACCCCGACAGCCGCTTCCCTCCCCAGGGAAGAGGATGGGACGTCAGCGGCGCCGCCCAGACTCCGGCCCCCCCTGCTGAGCCGAGCTGGGGGGGGtcctgtggaggagggggtccAGAGGACTGGTCCTGG ctgcagccgCAGAACTCTGAGGACCCCAG GAGTCTGCCGGTGTTAAACAGACACATGAGATCACACAGCGGCTCCAGATCAGCTGCATGGATGaacaag GGTGAGCCAGTGGTCCAGCCCTCCGTCTCCATGGTGATGCCCGTCTCCGTGCCCGTCCAATCCAGAGGCAGGTCCAGGGCGCGTCGGGGTGCTCAGAAGAGGTGCGGTCGCCTCTCTCCGGCCACCGGAGGCGCTGTGCTGTACCGCAGCCTGCTGCACCGGGGGGCGGAGGAAGCGGTTGCCGGGGGCGACGGTGGCAGCGGCGTGCACTACACCCCCCCGCCCATGCTGTGTCCGCTGAGGGCGGGGCCGGGGCTGTACTGCTCCCTCACCACCAGGAGGCGGCAGAGAGCGCAGACTGTCCAGCTTCACAGCACACAGG ATGGACCCGGTGACCTAGTTGCTATGGAGACAGCCTCCTCCGCTCCAGGAACCAATAAACC AAGGATCAACGTGGGGCGGGGCTTCCAGGCTGAAATCCCGCCTCTACAAGCCCGAAAGCACGCTCAGCGTgactcccacaatgcactgctgcTGTGGACGCCATGGGACGACCTGGAGCTTCCTGTCAATCAACAGAgag TTGAAGCTCTGGTGACGATGGCGTGCTCCAGTGTGGTGCCAGGGGGCGGGGCCAGCCCAGAGTGGGCCCTCCACGTCCTATCAGAGTGCGGAGGAGACTTCCTG CTGACGGTGGAGAAGCTGCTGTCGACTCCTGAAGCCTCCGACAACAAACAAAACCCGAACCGCCGGCGTCAAA GTGTGGGCTGGAGCGCAGCAGAGACGAGGCTGCTGCTGACATCTCTGCAGCTTCATCACAAAGACTTCCTGAGAGTCCAGAGAGCC gttcagACCAAGtccctgtctcagtgtgtggaGTTCTACTACCTGTGGAAGAAGAAGCTGAGTCTGAGCGCAAGGACCCCGGCAGGGCTGACCGTCACTCTGCCCAACACCAAC GGTCAAAGGGCGGCAAGATCCCATGATGCATCATGA
- the lipt1 gene encoding lipoyl amidotransferase LIPT1, mitochondrial has product MFHARTTVSLLGRCSGVRRYGSGSAPSGLVLQSQSTDVHQNLALEDWIDANVDLQQRGVLLLWRNRPAVVIGRHQNPWTECNLPAMRRAGIPLARRRSGGGTVFHDLGNLNLTFFTSKRAYDRQRNLKVITEALRRLRPGLDVHATDRLDILLNGHLKISGTASRLSRKSSYHHCTLLHSADRSALAAVLRPSCPGIHSNATPSVPSPVANLLDHAPTLQWEELLDALVHQYNTEFGFRAPLTFVDPADESEFPGIGAAAAELRSWDWTFGKTPKFSVQTLLDLRAGEAGGASARLRMEVKNGVIESCELDVPADWLPRRLSGELSGVLVGERFCPYRAAAAVSALLRGEDGERRDRLRRLSDAVVSAMG; this is encoded by the exons ATGTTCCACGCCAGGACGACGGTGTCTCTGCTAGGACGCTGCTCAGGTGTTCGCAGGTACGGAAGCGGCTCCGCCCCCAGCGGCCTGGTCCTGCAGTCCCAGTCCACCGACGTGCACCAGAACCTGGCTCTGGAGGACTGGATCGACGCCAACGTGGACCTCCAGCAGCGCGgcgtcctgctgctgtggcgGAACCGGCCGGCCGTGGTCATCGGGCGCCACCAGAACCCCTGGACGGAGTGCAACCTGCCGGCCATGAGGAGGGCGGGGATCCCTCTGGCTCGCAGGCGGAGCGGCGGTGGAACCGTCTTCCACGACCTGGGGAACCTCAACCTGACCTTCTTCACCTCTAAGAGGGCGTACGACCGCCAGAGGAACCTGAAGGTCATCACGGAGGCCCTGCGGCGGCTGCGTCCGGGCCTCGACGTCCACGCCACCGACAGACTCGACATCTTACTCAACGGACACTTGAAGATCTCAG GGACGGCGTCCAGGCTGAGCAGGAAGTCGTCCTACCATCACTGCACCCTGCTGCACTCCGCTGACCGCTCAGCCCTCGCCGCCGTGCTCCGCCCCTCTTGTCCCGGTATCCACAGCAACGCTACGCCCAGCGTCCCCTCGCCTGTCGCCAACCTGCTGGACCACGCCCCCACGCTGCAGtgggaggagctgctggacgcACTGGTGCACCAGTACAACACAG AGTTCGGCTTCAGAGCTCCTCTGACCTTCGTCGACCCCGCCGATGAGTCAGAGTTTCCCGGCATCGGCGCGGCGGCGGCGGAGCTGCGGAGCTGGGACTGGACATTCGGTAAGACGCCAAAATTCAGTGTCCAGACCCTCCTGGACCTGAGGGCCGGGGAGGCCGGGGGGGCGTCGGCTCGGCTGCGGATGGAGGTGAAGAACGGTGTGATCGAGAGCTGCGAGCTGGACGTCCCCGCCGACTGGCTGCCTCGGCGGCTCAGCGGCGAGCTGAGCGGCGTGCTGGTGGGCGAGAGGTTCTGTCCGTATCGGGCGGCCGCGGCCGTCAGCGCTCTGCTGCGGGGGGAGGACGGCGAGCGGAGGGACAGGCTGCGGCGCCTCAGCGACGCCGTGGTGTCGGCGATGGGCTGA